A window from Caballeronia sp. Lep1P3 encodes these proteins:
- a CDS encoding error-prone DNA polymerase, which yields MDVYTSMLPGYAELQCFSNFTFLRGASHSEELILRAEQLGYLAIAITDECSLAGIVRAHVAAKEANIRLIVGAHFQLMNPDGTPALAFTALAMNRNGYGNLSELITLARTRTSKGTYLLTPSDLAWPQAPYDHLTGLPDCLVILSPEYPAKEERLDAQMEWLARTFEGRCWAALTLHARAMDDIHRGIVEYVADKHGVPVVATGGVTMHVRSRKPLQDTLTAVRLNRSIAECGFELAQNAEQHLRARLRLANLYPERALAETVTIASRCTFSLDELRYEYPDELIPEGTTPTAYLRQETYIGAHRRFPQGIPHKVQTQIEHELALIADLRYEPYFLTVYDLVRFARNEGILCQGRGSAANSAVCYCLGVTEVDPARSSMLFERFISKERGEPPDIDVDFEHQRREEVIQYIYRKYTRTRAALAAAVTTYRPKSALRDSGKALGVDPIIVDKVAKSHHWFDSSADLLNRFVESGLDTSTPIIQQWASLASQLLNFPRHLSQHTGGFVIARGKLSRLVPIENAAMVDRSVIQWDKDDLEALGLLKIDVLALGMLSAIRRTLDLISKQRGEPFELQDIPAEDAKTYEMICRADTVGVFQIESRAQMSMLPRLQPRQFYDLVIEVAIVRPGPVQGGMVHPYLRRRQGLEAVSFPSPEMETALARTLGVPIFQEQVMQVAMLAAGFTAGEADQLRRAMAAWKRKGGLQHYYDRIVNGMLDRGYDREFAESIFAQIQGFGEYGFPESHAASFALLVYASCWLKCHEPAAFLCAMLNSQPMGFYSPSQLVQDAKRHKVRVLPIDVTISNWDSYLEGDGSMARVRLGMSLIRGMRDESAARIEAARAVRPFESVNDLANRARLDRRDLQLLADANALSALSGNRREALWQAVAAVPDKDLLRATTREEELPLLAAPNEAQEIVSDYRSTGLTLNRHPLALLRERLNEKKIFAASKLATYPNGRLAKACGIVTVRQRPGTANGVLFITLEDETGQINVIVWPSLVEKFRKEALGASLLGVYGVWQKEGEVKHLVANRLVDMTALLGTLATTSRNFH from the coding sequence ATGGACGTGTACACCTCCATGCTGCCCGGCTATGCCGAGTTGCAGTGCTTCTCCAACTTCACGTTCCTGCGCGGCGCCTCGCACTCGGAAGAACTGATTCTGCGCGCTGAGCAGCTTGGCTATCTCGCGATCGCCATCACCGACGAATGCTCGCTCGCGGGCATCGTGCGTGCGCATGTCGCCGCGAAGGAAGCGAATATCCGGCTCATCGTCGGCGCGCATTTCCAACTCATGAACCCGGACGGGACGCCCGCCCTTGCCTTCACGGCGCTGGCCATGAACCGCAACGGCTATGGGAACCTGTCGGAACTCATCACCCTGGCGCGCACGCGCACATCGAAGGGCACGTATCTTCTGACGCCGAGCGATCTCGCGTGGCCTCAAGCGCCCTATGACCACCTGACGGGTCTGCCCGACTGCCTCGTCATCCTGTCGCCCGAGTATCCGGCAAAGGAGGAGCGACTGGATGCACAGATGGAATGGCTCGCGCGCACGTTCGAGGGACGCTGCTGGGCGGCGCTGACACTCCACGCCCGCGCGATGGACGACATTCACCGCGGCATCGTCGAATACGTCGCGGATAAACATGGTGTCCCGGTAGTCGCCACCGGCGGCGTCACCATGCACGTCCGCTCGCGCAAGCCGCTGCAAGACACACTGACGGCTGTGCGTCTGAACCGGTCGATTGCCGAGTGCGGGTTCGAACTGGCTCAGAACGCCGAGCAACACCTGCGCGCCCGGTTGCGGCTCGCGAATCTCTATCCGGAACGGGCGCTCGCCGAGACGGTGACGATCGCGAGCCGCTGCACCTTCTCGTTGGATGAACTGCGCTACGAGTACCCTGACGAACTGATTCCCGAAGGCACGACCCCGACCGCCTACCTGCGACAGGAAACCTATATCGGTGCGCATCGACGCTTTCCACAAGGCATCCCGCACAAGGTGCAGACGCAGATCGAGCACGAACTCGCGCTCATCGCTGACCTTCGGTACGAGCCGTATTTCTTGACCGTGTACGACCTTGTGCGCTTCGCGCGCAACGAAGGAATCCTGTGTCAGGGGCGCGGGTCGGCGGCGAACTCAGCCGTCTGCTACTGTTTGGGCGTAACCGAGGTCGACCCCGCGCGCAGCTCGATGCTCTTCGAACGTTTCATCTCGAAGGAGCGCGGCGAGCCGCCCGACATCGACGTGGACTTCGAGCACCAGCGGCGCGAAGAAGTGATCCAGTACATCTATCGCAAGTACACGCGCACCCGCGCGGCGCTCGCGGCTGCCGTCACGACCTACCGGCCGAAATCTGCACTGCGGGATTCGGGCAAGGCACTGGGCGTCGATCCGATCATCGTCGACAAAGTAGCCAAGTCGCACCACTGGTTCGACTCCAGTGCGGACCTGCTCAACCGTTTCGTTGAATCCGGCCTCGACACGTCGACACCCATCATTCAGCAGTGGGCGAGCCTCGCGTCGCAATTGCTGAATTTCCCGCGTCACCTCTCTCAGCACACTGGCGGCTTCGTCATTGCGCGCGGCAAGCTCTCGCGACTGGTGCCGATCGAAAACGCCGCAATGGTCGATCGCAGCGTGATCCAGTGGGATAAGGACGACCTTGAAGCGCTCGGGCTTCTGAAGATCGATGTGCTCGCGCTCGGCATGCTGTCGGCTATTCGGCGCACGCTCGACCTGATCTCTAAGCAGCGCGGCGAGCCGTTTGAGTTGCAGGACATACCGGCAGAAGACGCGAAAACCTACGAGATGATTTGCCGCGCCGATACCGTCGGCGTGTTCCAGATCGAATCTCGCGCGCAGATGAGCATGTTGCCGCGCCTGCAGCCGCGTCAGTTCTATGACCTCGTGATCGAAGTCGCGATCGTGCGGCCGGGCCCCGTTCAGGGCGGCATGGTCCATCCATACCTGCGTCGGCGGCAAGGACTGGAAGCTGTGTCGTTCCCCTCGCCCGAAATGGAAACGGCGCTCGCTCGCACGCTCGGCGTGCCGATCTTTCAGGAGCAGGTGATGCAGGTCGCCATGCTTGCCGCAGGCTTCACCGCCGGTGAGGCCGACCAGCTCCGCCGCGCAATGGCCGCGTGGAAACGAAAAGGCGGACTGCAGCACTACTACGACCGCATCGTGAACGGCATGCTCGATCGTGGCTACGACCGCGAGTTCGCTGAATCCATCTTTGCGCAGATTCAGGGCTTCGGTGAATACGGCTTTCCGGAGAGCCACGCGGCGAGCTTTGCTCTCCTCGTCTATGCAAGTTGCTGGCTCAAGTGTCATGAACCAGCGGCATTTCTGTGCGCAATGCTCAATAGTCAGCCGATGGGCTTCTACTCGCCGTCGCAGCTCGTACAAGACGCAAAGCGCCATAAGGTGCGCGTGCTCCCGATCGACGTCACCATCAGCAACTGGGATTCGTATCTTGAAGGCGACGGCTCGATGGCGCGGGTGCGGCTCGGAATGTCGCTCATACGCGGCATGCGGGATGAGTCGGCTGCTCGCATTGAGGCCGCACGGGCGGTGCGCCCTTTTGAATCGGTCAACGATCTTGCCAACCGTGCACGGCTCGATCGTCGCGACCTCCAGTTGCTTGCGGACGCGAACGCCCTTTCCGCTCTATCGGGAAATCGGCGCGAGGCTCTCTGGCAGGCGGTGGCAGCCGTGCCCGACAAGGACCTGCTGCGCGCTACGACGCGCGAGGAAGAACTGCCGCTGCTTGCCGCACCTAACGAGGCGCAGGAGATCGTGAGCGACTATCGCTCGACGGGCCTGACGTTGAACCGGCACCCTCTCGCGTTGCTGCGCGAACGGCTCAACGAGAAGAAGATCTTTGCGGCCTCGAAGCTCGCCACCTATCCCAACGGGCGGCTTGCCAAGGCGTGCGGGATCGTCACCGTGCGTCAGCGTCCGGGCACAGCGAACGGAGTGTTATTCATCACGCTGGAAGACGAGACCGGCCAGATCAACGTGATTGTCTGGCCGTCCTTGGTCGAGAAGTTCAGGAAGGAAGCGCTCGGCGCTTCCTTGCTCGGCGTCTATGGCGTTTGGCAAAAGGAAGGCGAGGTAAAACATCTCGTTGCCAATCGACTTGTCGACATGACGGCGCTCCTTGGCACCCTTGCCACGACGAGCCGAAACTTCCACTGA
- a CDS encoding DUF805 domain-containing protein: MVANRQGFVRELFNSDGRIGRMRYFLTILGLSCFYAFAALLSELIAGPSGAVVLVVVALFLVSAQMFAAVKRIHDFNTSAWWLILLWIPVLNIIMGLVLLFRPGTDGYNRFDGPGEQFEVQEEPSWSSCPTKGTSDESLEEGLRRLKALFDRGLLTAEAYADGQAKLLTAVTGDNTK, encoded by the coding sequence ATGGTGGCGAATAGGCAGGGTTTCGTGCGAGAGCTTTTCAACTCTGATGGGCGCATTGGGCGGATGCGGTACTTTCTGACCATCTTAGGCTTAAGTTGTTTTTACGCCTTCGCCGCACTGCTCAGTGAGTTGATTGCCGGGCCGTCCGGCGCAGTCGTCCTAGTCGTTGTAGCGCTTTTCTTGGTATCGGCACAGATGTTCGCGGCGGTGAAGCGCATCCATGACTTCAACACATCTGCCTGGTGGTTAATTCTTTTGTGGATACCGGTGCTGAACATCATCATGGGGCTAGTCTTGCTTTTTCGCCCGGGGACGGACGGGTACAACCGCTTCGACGGCCCAGGTGAACAATTTGAGGTGCAAGAAGAACCGAGCTGGTCGTCATGTCCGACAAAGGGGACATCCGACGAGTCACTTGAGGAAGGGCTGCGTCGGCTCAAGGCGCTTTTCGATCGAGGATTGTTGACTGCGGAAGCATATGCTGATGGCCAGGCGAAGCTGCTGACCGCAGTGACTGGGGATAACACCAAGTAG
- a CDS encoding competence protein CoiA, with product MPLKCLDGEREIFAFQFRSTEEWLALRHRAKDRKTLRMACCGAGAVLRTSKLGTRHFAHARRGPCETAPETAEHLLAKMAVIDAVEGTEWDAIPEQAGSTPTGHQWRADVLAVKGNARVAIEIQWSRQDTDETERRQSRYAEAGVRGLWLFRQKNFPSRKDIPSFRLMFDERAGLFNVLIPSAYYDPKWVSISKDDDLLWSQTIPLQTFIKGALKGRLRFAPTLGCRMPVDVDIARIRCWRCKKETGVVAGLTFAASRIFPRFDDFHTSIHDMAKMPDGVAEVMSILPPSVLMRHGIGVVKPRSSKAASETYLSNGCVHCDALQGRFFESAFEAQTEFATEAVFKPEWVRALPSATAYTYRWWFDEGRFPQRSSASLQDTYRQD from the coding sequence ATGCCGCTGAAATGCCTCGACGGCGAACGTGAGATCTTCGCCTTTCAATTCAGGTCCACCGAAGAGTGGCTAGCGCTTCGTCACCGAGCGAAAGATCGTAAAACTCTGCGAATGGCATGCTGCGGGGCCGGCGCAGTACTACGAACGAGCAAGTTGGGAACTAGGCACTTCGCCCACGCGAGACGTGGCCCGTGCGAAACGGCTCCGGAGACGGCCGAGCATCTGTTGGCGAAGATGGCCGTCATCGACGCAGTGGAGGGCACGGAGTGGGATGCGATACCTGAGCAGGCTGGGAGTACACCGACCGGTCACCAATGGCGGGCCGACGTGCTAGCAGTCAAAGGCAACGCGAGAGTCGCCATCGAAATCCAATGGAGCAGACAGGATACCGACGAGACTGAACGGCGACAGTCGAGGTACGCAGAAGCCGGCGTACGCGGTTTGTGGCTATTCAGGCAAAAAAACTTCCCGTCGCGAAAGGACATCCCGTCTTTCAGGTTGATGTTCGACGAACGCGCGGGGCTGTTCAATGTGCTCATCCCATCGGCCTACTACGATCCGAAGTGGGTAAGCATCAGCAAAGACGACGACCTTCTATGGAGTCAGACGATCCCGCTGCAAACTTTCATAAAGGGTGCCTTAAAGGGCCGGCTGCGGTTTGCGCCAACTCTCGGCTGTCGGATGCCGGTCGACGTGGATATTGCCCGAATTCGGTGCTGGAGGTGTAAAAAAGAAACGGGTGTGGTCGCTGGTTTGACCTTCGCGGCCAGCCGCATATTCCCTCGATTCGACGACTTCCATACATCGATTCACGACATGGCGAAGATGCCGGACGGGGTGGCGGAGGTAATGTCAATCCTTCCACCATCTGTCCTTATGCGACATGGAATAGGCGTAGTGAAGCCTCGGTCGAGCAAGGCCGCCTCTGAAACGTACTTATCGAATGGATGCGTCCACTGCGATGCATTGCAGGGAAGGTTTTTTGAGTCAGCGTTTGAGGCTCAAACGGAGTTTGCCACCGAAGCCGTATTCAAGCCCGAATGGGTGCGTGCGCTACCTTCGGCGACTGCATACACATATCGCTGGTGGTTCGACGAGGGACGTTTTCCGCAGCGCTCGTCCGCTAGTCTGCAAGATACTTATCGACAAGATTGA
- a CDS encoding RES family NAD+ phosphorylase, which produces MRLFRLAKDKPGKYRADDLSGNGAAIAAGRWNPVGMPALYTSLNAATAVLEVRVHASGIPPAGNLFLVELEISDHLVDEGYEPVLPADWTALPIPASTVDVGRHWLMQGTSVAMKVPSVVCPADWNLILNPLHSDYRELKVIRQEAFGLDPRLFC; this is translated from the coding sequence ATGAGGCTTTTTCGTTTGGCCAAGGATAAGCCCGGAAAATATCGCGCTGACGATCTGAGCGGCAATGGCGCTGCAATAGCTGCCGGACGCTGGAATCCGGTCGGAATGCCCGCCCTGTACACGAGTCTAAATGCGGCAACGGCGGTCCTTGAGGTGCGAGTGCATGCGTCGGGCATTCCTCCGGCGGGAAACCTGTTTCTCGTGGAGCTAGAAATCTCCGATCATCTGGTTGACGAGGGCTATGAACCAGTTCTGCCTGCAGACTGGACCGCGTTGCCAATACCTGCGTCGACCGTCGACGTCGGCCGCCATTGGCTTATGCAAGGAACGTCGGTCGCGATGAAAGTGCCTTCTGTAGTGTGTCCGGCTGACTGGAACCTTATCCTCAACCCTCTTCACAGCGACTACCGCGAACTGAAAGTCATTCGTCAAGAGGCGTTTGGACTCGATCCGCGACTGTTTTGCTGA
- a CDS encoding antitoxin Xre/MbcA/ParS toxin-binding domain-containing protein, translated as MPATRSSPNKGTPSGERASRLAAFIQLDPIAQSREIRLGLEPNIIGLVASEVLNTSIQSLLASLRIPSSTVTRKLAAGDRLSSGESDRVSRVILIHAHAADVFESGELAAKWMQTPHAELGGESPVSMLDTQAGYDEVQRILQRIEFGVGV; from the coding sequence ATGCCTGCAACTCGATCCTCGCCCAACAAGGGCACGCCAAGCGGCGAACGCGCTTCGCGACTGGCCGCGTTTATTCAACTCGACCCGATAGCGCAAAGCCGCGAGATCCGGCTGGGGCTGGAGCCGAACATCATCGGTCTTGTCGCTTCCGAGGTCTTGAACACCAGCATCCAATCGTTGCTTGCAAGCCTGCGTATTCCGTCGAGCACCGTGACGCGAAAGCTTGCCGCTGGCGACCGCCTGAGTAGCGGAGAGTCTGATCGCGTGTCGAGAGTCATCCTGATCCACGCACACGCCGCTGACGTATTCGAAAGCGGCGAGCTTGCTGCAAAATGGATGCAGACTCCCCACGCGGAATTGGGCGGCGAAAGTCCCGTCTCGATGCTAGACACGCAGGCCGGGTACGATGAAGTGCAGAGAATCCTCCAGCGGATTGAGTTCGGCGTCGGCGTATGA
- a CDS encoding CAP domain-containing protein — MKQSSVLPSIRLSALTALTVAVLAACGGSGSSDSNSTGSSTGTGGSNNTGSQSGTPAASQKASFLPPASTAQSVVATGDPIADSVAYLNAIRHNVGYTTALLVDKGLTTSSQNHAVYLADNSILSHNETDGQPGFTGASPGVRINAQGSYTTWGEVTSAGDARAFTDSLVGVRGLFDAPYHRVIMLDNFASMGVGSASSSTWGAFNIDFGNQTSALSSTQVIAYPYPNETDVPTDWYVNEIPSPFASAPQYDQTYTGYPITIQGSMFSKLSSVSYTVTDSGGNAVPCQLQTSANDTALTNAAMCVPFKPLNSSATYTVHVVGVLTATGVTGTQNSPLDLTWSFTTKAASTAKAQGLNGGGVRPPAVL; from the coding sequence TTGAAACAGTCGTCTGTATTGCCGTCCATCCGCCTTTCCGCTTTGACGGCCTTGACCGTCGCCGTGCTCGCCGCATGCGGCGGCTCGGGTTCCTCCGATTCGAACAGCACAGGAAGCTCGACCGGCACCGGAGGCTCAAACAACACAGGGAGCCAGAGTGGCACGCCAGCCGCGTCGCAGAAAGCGAGCTTCCTGCCACCGGCATCCACGGCGCAGAGCGTTGTTGCCACAGGCGACCCCATCGCCGACAGCGTCGCATACCTCAACGCCATACGGCATAACGTCGGCTACACGACCGCGCTGTTGGTCGATAAAGGGCTAACGACGTCGTCGCAAAACCATGCTGTTTATCTTGCGGACAACTCGATTTTGAGCCACAACGAAACGGATGGTCAGCCTGGATTCACCGGTGCATCCCCGGGAGTCCGCATCAACGCACAAGGCAGCTACACGACTTGGGGCGAGGTCACAAGTGCCGGTGATGCACGCGCATTCACCGACTCTCTGGTGGGCGTCAGGGGCCTGTTCGACGCGCCCTATCACCGAGTCATCATGCTCGACAACTTCGCCAGCATGGGGGTGGGCAGCGCCTCCAGCTCGACGTGGGGGGCGTTTAACATCGACTTCGGCAATCAGACCTCGGCCCTCAGCAGCACGCAAGTCATCGCTTATCCGTACCCGAACGAGACGGACGTTCCGACTGATTGGTATGTCAACGAGATCCCAAGCCCCTTCGCCTCCGCCCCGCAGTACGACCAGACGTACACCGGGTATCCGATCACCATTCAGGGGAGCATGTTTTCCAAGTTGAGTTCCGTGAGCTATACGGTCACGGACAGCGGCGGGAATGCCGTGCCGTGTCAGCTTCAAACTTCAGCCAACGATACCGCGCTGACGAACGCCGCGATGTGCGTTCCTTTCAAGCCGCTCAACTCAAGCGCCACGTACACGGTGCATGTCGTCGGCGTTCTAACCGCGACGGGCGTGACCGGAACGCAGAACAGTCCGCTCGATCTCACATGGTCGTTC